One Nocardiopsis gilva YIM 90087 genomic window, ATCCCCAACCGACAAGTACTTTCCACACCCCGCCATGCGGCAGGGTGTCGTATCCGGTATTAGACCGCGTTTCCACGGCTTATCCAGAGTCAGGGGCAGGTTGCTCACGTGTTACTCACCCGTTCGCCGCTCGTGTACCCCGAAGGGCCTTACCGCTCGACTTGCATGTGTTAAGCACGCCGCCAGCGTTCGTCCTGAGCCAGGATCAAACTCTCCATCAAAGGCTTCATACACCCTCGCCGCAAGCGGGCGGGTAAACCTGGAAGAGATAACCCTGACCGACCATGACTCGCATCATGGCCAATCAAAGGAACCCCGAGCACCCCGCAACCACAGGTGGTTCCGTGTGCTCAAAAGGGGCCAAAACAAACTTGGCTGAAAGAAAAACAAACACGCGCTGTTGAGTTCTCAAGAAACAACCGCTCATCCCATACAAGCCGACGTTTCCGTCTAACTTTTCTGTAGAGGCGGTGCGTTCTGCATATTTATTGGGATTTCCCCATTCGGAGCTTATCAGATGCTCCGACTTGAGGCCAACCCTTCAAGCTTACTCCCGAATTCGCCTCAGTCAAGAACTGCGGTGTTTTCCGGAGTGATTCCACCCTAGCGTGTCGATCCGAGTGCTCGGACCAGTTCGTCAGAGTGGGGAGAACCGGCTCGCCCACGGGCTGGGCCCGTGTTCGGTTCGCTCGGTGCTCCCCAAGACTACAAGCCTCGGGACGGTGCTCTGGACGGTTTCACTGAGTTGTGAGCAACCGACCAGGTCACAGCTTCTCGATCGGTGCGAACTTCACGAGGAAGTCCTTCTCGCCGATGTCCGCTCCGAAGTCGATGCGGGCCTTGGTCTTGTCCCCGACACCATCGACGAGCTGCACCGTCCCAAGTCCGAACGAGTCGTGGTTCACCTTGTCCCCAGGACTCAGTGTCGGCACGTTCCCGGCCGCCTTCTTCGTCGACGGCTCACTCCTGCGGCGTGTGATCGGTGCGCTGGCGCCGAACGACGATTCGGCACGGCGCCACTCGATGAGTTCCTTCGGGATCTCATCGATGAACCGCGACGGAGGGTTGTACGAGGGTGTGCCCCAAGCGCTCCGCACCGCCGATCGGCTCAGGAAGAGCCGCTCCTGGGCACGGGTGATCCCCACGTACGCCAGGCGCCGCTCCTCCTCCAGCTCGGCCTTCTCCCCCAGCGTGCGCATGTGCGGGAAGACTCCGTCCTCCATACCGGTGAGGAACACGACCGGGAACTCCAGCCCCTTGGCCGAGTGCAGCGTCATCAGCGTGACGACGCCACCGTGCTCGTCCGTGTCCGGGATCTGGTCGGTGTCGGCCACGAGGGAGATCTGCTCCAGGAAGTCGACCAGCGTGGGTTCCGGTACGGATGCCCCACCGGACGGTTCCTCTTCCTCGTCCCCGTGCTCCGGGCGCTCCGCAGGCTCTGTGGCCTGTGCCGCTACCTCGTCCGCTTCCTCTAGCCCGTCGTCCTCCGGGTAGAGCGATCCGGTGAACGACGCTTCGAACTCGCGGGCCACGCCCACGAACTCCTCCAGGTTCTCCACCCGGCTCTCGTCCTGGATGTCCTTGGAGTTGGTGAGCTCCGACAGATACCCCGTCCGCTGCAGCACCGCCTCGACCATCTCCGCCGGGGAGCTGTCGGGAACCAGGCCCTCCAGTTCCTCCAGCAGAGCCACGAACTCGCGGATGGCCTTCAGCGACCGCGTGGCCAGCCCGGGTGCTTCCTCTGCCCGGCGCAAGGCCTGCGAGAACGAGATCCGCTCGCGCGCCGCGAAGAGCTCGATGGTCTCCTCCGCGCGGTCGCCGATCCCCCGCTTGGGAACGTTCAGGATTCGGCGCAAGCTGACCGTGTCCTCCGGGTTGGCCAGTACCCGCAGGTAGGCGAGGATGTCCCGGATCTCCTTGCGCTCGTAGAAGCGCACAGCGCCGACGATCTTGTACGGCAGGCCGGTCCGGATGAACACGTCCTCGAATACACGCGACTGCGCGTTGGTCCGGTAGAACACCGCGACCTGGCCCGGGTTGCACGCACCCTCGTCGGTCAGCCGGTCGATCTCGCCGACGACGAACGACGCCTCGTCGTGTTCGTTGTCGGCCACATAGCCCGTGATCGACGGCCCGATGCCCTGCTCCGACCACAGCTTCTTGACCGGGCGCCCCGGGTTCCGGTCGATGAGTGCGTTGGCCGCGTTCAGAATGTTCTGCGTGGAGCGGTAGTTCTGCTCCAGCAGGATCGTGCGCGCCTCGGGATAGTCGCGCTCGAACTCCAGGATGTTGCGGATGGTCGCGCCACGGAACGCGTAGATCGACTGGTCGGCGTCGCCCACCACGCACAGCTCGGACTGCGGCACGACAGCGTCCGCACCGCCCTCGCCCACCAGCAGGCGCACCAGCTCGTACTGGGCGTGGTTGGTGTCCTGGTACTCGTCGACGAGCACGTGCCGGAACCGCCGGCGGTAGTGCTCGGCGACGTCCGGGAACATCTGCAGCAGGTTGACCGTGATCATGATCAGGTCGTCGAAGTCCATGGCGCCGGCCTCGTGCAGCCGCCGCTGGTAGAGCGTGTAGGCCTCCGCGAGCTTCTTCTCCTGCTCGGTCTGTGCCTGCTCGGTGAAGGTGTCGTAGTCGATCAGCTCGTTCTTGAGGTTCGACACCTGCGCGGAGAACGACTTCGGCGGGAACCGCTTGGGGTCGAGGTCCATCTCCTTGCAGACCAGCTGCATGAGCCGCTTGGAATCGGCCGCGTCATAGATCGTGAAGCTGCTCGGGTACCCCAGGCGCCCGCCCTCGCGGCGGAGGATGCGCACGCACGCGGAGTGGAACGTCATAATCCACATGGCGCTGGCGACACGCCCGCCCAAGAGGTCCTCGATGCGCTCCCTCATCTCGGCCGCGGCCTTGTTGGTGAAGGTGATCGCGAGCACCTCGCCCGGACGCACGCCCCGCTCGGCCAGCAGGTAGGCGATGCGATGGGTGAGGACCCGGGTCTTGCCGGACCCGGCACCGGCAACGATCAGGAGCGGGCCGCCGGAGTGTGTCACGGCGTCGCGCTGAGGAACGTTCAGGCCTTCGAGAAGCTGCTCTTGGGAGGACACGTCACCAAGACTACGAGCCTTCGCGAGGGGACATCTCCTTCTCTCAGCTGATCCCTCGCATCGCCGGGAATCGGCTGAGAACGTCCCTCCTGATGAGGGGATATCCGCACCGTGCGCGGCGCTGAGGGACGGCCGGACCAGGTGCGGCGCGGACGGGTGGCGGACGAGTGACTGTCCGGCGCGCCTACCCTGGATGGGCACTTGAGGTGATCAGTGATCACCTTGGACGAATGAGACAACGTGGGGGAAACGTGCGGGTCTTTGTCGATTGCGACCCTGGTATCGACGACGCGCTGGCGCTGGCCTACCTGACCGCGCGGCCCGATGTGGAGATCGTCGGCATCGGCGCGGTGTTCGGTAACAACAGCGTCGACATCACCACCGACAACGCGCTGCGGCTGATGGAGCTCTACGGCCGTTCCGGTGTCCCGGTGGCGCGCGGTGCGTCGCGGCCGCTGGTCCAGCCGCCGCATCTCGCCGAGTCGGTGCACGGCGCCAACGGCCTGGGCGACGTCGAGACCCCCGCTCCCGCGAGCGCTCCGGTCGAGGAGTCCGCGGCCGAGCTGCTGGTCCGGCTGGCGCGCTCGGCCCCCGGCGAGATCGACGTGCTTGCGGTCGGCCCGCTGACCAACCTGGCGGTGGCGCTGTCGCTTGAGCCGGAGCTGCCGAAGCTGGTCCGCCGCGTCGTGATCATGGGCGGCGCGGTGCAGGCGCCGGGCAACGTGACCCCGTGGGCCGAGGCCAACACCTCCAACGACCCCGAGGCCGCCGAGGTGGTGTTCGCGGCCGGGTTCGACCTGTCGCTGGTCGCGCTGGACATCACCATGAAGACCGTGGCGACCGGCGCGTGGCTCGACGAGCTGAAGACGGTCGAGGGCGAGCGCGCCCAGAAGACCTCGGCGTTCCTCGACTTCTACGTGGGCTGGTACAGCAACGTCTTCGGGGTCCGCCAGTGCGCGATGCACGACCCGCTGGCCGCCGCGATCCTGCTGGACCCGGAGATCGTGACCACGTCCATCGACGTTCCGGTCCGAGTGGAGCTGAAGGGCGAGCACACGCGCGGGCTGACCATCGCCGACCTGCGCCCGGACGCCGCCGACCACGCCGATGACCGTCCCAAGATCACGCTGGTCCAGGAGGTCGACGGCGAGGCCTTCCTCAAGCGGATGATGGACGCGCTGCGCTGACATACCCGTGATCCACCGCGGGGGCCGATGCGCCCGAGGTGGGATGACGAGGCTTTGGCCCTCGAACGGCGGTGCCGGTCATGGCACCGCCGTTGTCGTCTTCGCCCGATGGGTCAGACCAGCTTGCGCGCCGTCGCCCAGCGGCTCAGTTCGTGGCGGTTGGACAGCTGGAGCTTGCGCAGCACCGAGGACACGTGGGTCTCCACCGTCTTCACCGAGATGAAGAGTTCCTTGGCCACTTCCTTGTAGGCGTAGCCGCGCGCGATGAGGCGCAGGACCTCGCGTTCGCGCTGGGTGAGCCGGTCGAGCTCGGGGTCCATGGGCGGGGCGTCGGTGGCCGCGAAGGCGTCCAGCACGAAGCCGGCCAGGCGCGGGGAGAACACGGCGTCGCCGTCGGCGACTCGGACGATGGCGTTGGCGAGCTCCTTGCCGGAGATCGTCTTGGTGACGTACCCGCGTGCACCGCCACGAACGACGCCGATCACGTCCTCGGCGGCGTCGGACACCGACAGCGCCAGGAACCGGATCTCCGGATGCGAACCGAGGACCCGGCGCAGCACCTCCACCCCGCCGCCCCCGGGCAGGTGGACGTCGAGCAGGACGAGGTCGGGCTGCTGCTCGCCGATGACGCGCACGGCGCCGTCGACGTCTCCGGCCTCGCCGACGACTTCGACGGCGTCCCCGAGTTCCCCGCGGACTCCGCTGCGGAAGAGCCGGTGGTCATCCACGATCACGACGCGCGGGACCGCGGCGCCGCTGGCAAAAGTGCTGTTGTCGTCTCCCACATGTCGGACTCTACCCATTGCGTCCTCGTGAATGGGCTTTCACCGCCCGGTCGGGCCGACAGCGGCCACGTCGTCCGGGCCCGCGCCGCTCTGCTAGTCGCTCTCGGAGGCGCGCGGGACGCGCAGCTGCACCTCGGTGCCCTCGCCGCGGGCGGTGCGGATGCGGGCGCTGCCGCCGTGCCGCTCCATGCGGCCGACGATCGACCCGCGCACGCCCATGCGGTCCTCGGGGATGTCGTCGAGGTCGAACCCCGATCCCCGGTCGCGCACGAAGATCAGCACCTCGTCCGGGTCGACCTCGCCGAACACCGAAATGGAGTCGGCCCCGGCGTACTTCGAGGCGTTGACCATGGCTTCACGGGCGGCGCGCAGCGCGGCCTGGATGTTGTCGTCGATCTCGCAGTCCCCGACGCACACCACCTCGATCGGCACCCCGTGTACCTCCTCGACCTCGGCCGCCACCCGTTCCAGGGCGGGGGTCACCGTGGCCTCGGCGTCGGCCGGACGCTGGTAGAGCCAGCCGCGCAGGGCGCGTTCCTGGACGCGGGCCAGACGCTGCACCTCGCGCGGGTCGTCGGCGCGGCGCTGGATGAGGGTCAGGGTGTGCAGCACGGAGTCGTGGATGTGCGCGGCCAGCTCGGCCCGCTCCTGGTTGCGGATGCGCTCGCGGCGCTCACGGTCGCGCTCACGGACGAGGCCGATGATCCACGGAGCCGCGATGAGCGAGATCCCGGCGAGCATGGTGATCGCGAACGTCAGCCCGGCGCGCGCGTCCTGGAGCTGCTGTTGGAATCCGAGGAAGCCGATAACGCCGATGATGACGAGCAGCACGCCGAGCCCGCTGCGCACCCAGCTCTTGCGGCTGTGCAGAACGGTGGCCGACATCCACTCGTCGCGGACCGCCGGGTTGGCCTGCTGCCACAGGATCGCACCGCCGAGCGCGCCGAAGACGAGGAACCACAGGAGTGGGTCGAAGACGCCCCCGAAGATGAGGAACAGCACGCCCAGTCCGCTGGCGAGGGCGAGGTAGGCCAGCAGCTGGCTGACGTCGCGCCCCTTCTGACGCACGCGTTCGTGTTCGCCCGCGTCGGAGCCTTCGCCCGCGTCCGCCTCCTCGGCCGCGGGTTCCAGTGGGACGAAGAAGAACATGACCAGGTAGACGGCGATGCCGATACCGCCGATGCCCAGCGCGACGAAGGCGAGCCGCGTCACGACCGGGTCGATGCCGAGGTGCCGGGCGAGGCCCGCCGCGACTCCCCCGAGCAGCCGCCCGTCGCGGACCCGGTACAGCCGCGGGATCTCGGTCGCCGTCTCCGTCACTGTCGCGGTGTCCTCGTCTTCGTTGGCTTCGTAGGTGTCGTCGTCTGGGACGTCGTGCCCGTCATCGGTGGTGGTCGGTGATATCGGACGGTGGTCGCGGGTGTGTTCCACGTGTCCTCGATTCCAGGATGCCCCCTTGTCTCCCCTCCGGCATCAGGGGCTCGCCCCCACCCGTCCCGGAGAGGTTCAGGGTGTGGTCAGGGTCCTCCCGGATGGGAATCTGTGCACGTAACCGGCGACGATGGACGGTGTGAGGGAGACGCGTGGTGACCGACCATGAGTGACGAACGAGAGCCGACGAACGGCGCCGGGGACCCGGCGTCGGCGACCGGCGACTCCGCGTTCGCACCCGAGGAGCGAGAGCTGCGCCGCCACAGCGAGACCGGTGTTGTCACGGGGGTGTGCGCCGGGCTGGGCGAGTACACGCGGGTCGACCCGGTGGTGTGGCGGGTCGCGTTCTCGCTGACCGCGCTGAGCAGCCTCGTCGGCGTCCTGCTGTACATCATGGCGTGGATGGTGATGCGGGACCAGCAGGGCGGTCCCGCCATGGCCGAGCAGCTGCTGAACCGGCGGATCTCCGCTCGGGCGGTCCCGGCCCTGCTCGGCGCGGGGTTGGCGGTAGCAACCGCGCTCAGTCTCATCGGCGGGTTCGGCTGGGGCACCCTCGTCCTGGCCACGCCGCTCATCTTGGGCGTGCTGGTGGCCCACAACCGCGGGGTCGATCTGCGCCACGCCTATCGCGAGCTGCCGTCCCTGCTGCGGTCGGGCGGGCCGCCGCCGACCGCTCCGGCCCCGGCCCCCACACCCGCCTACTACAACCCCGCTCAGCCGTGGGCGCAGGCACCCAGCGGACCGATCGACCTGGCGGTGATCGCCGGGCCGACGCCCGAGGCGGGCGAGCACTCCGGGGAGCACCCGCACGAGCCGGGCGAGAGCGACGACGGCGACGAAGGCGGACCTTCGACTTGGGCGTCGGACGCGAGAGAGGGGCGCCGAGAGGCGCGCCAACGCCGCCGGGAGGCGCGCGAGCGTCGTCGGGCGGCGCGCAGGAACCGAGGCGTGCGCCTGTGCACCCTCGTCTTCTGGGCCCTCCTCGTGGCCACCGGACTTGCGCTCATGCGCACCGGTGGATCCCCCTTGTCGGCCCTGGTGGGGCCCGAGACCGGCCCGGTCTATCTGGGAAGCGTCGTCGTGATCATCGGATTGGCCCTGATCCTGGGCGCCTGGGTCGGGGACCCGCGCGGGCTGATGGCCCTGGGTCTCGTGGGGACGCTGCTCCTGGTGGCCGTGTCGACCGTGGATGTGACGGCGATGCGGTTCGGGACCGCCGAGTGGCGGCCGCGGACCGTAGCCGAGGCGGAGGAGCCCTACGGCCTCACTCTCGGCGGAGCGTCGCTCGACCTGACCCGGCTCGATCTGGAGCCCGGTCAGCGGGTGGAGGTCTCCGCGACCGTGGCGGCCGGGGCACTGGACGTGGAGGTTCCGGACACCGCCCGGGTGGACGTCCACGCCGCCTCGAAGCTCGGCAGGATCTCCGTGGACAACACGCAGCGCGCCGGCACGCGACTGGACGTGCGGACGACGCTGGAGCCGAAGGCCGCGGAGGCGCGGGCGACCGACGGGAAGGAGGCGTCCGGCGAACCGCCCACGGTGGTCCTGAACCTGGCGTCCTACGTTGCCGACATGGAGGTGGGGCGTGCGACGCCGTAAGACCGACTGGGGTTCGCTGATCGCCGGCCTGCTGTTCGTGGGCCTCGGGATCGCCTTCGTGGTGGGCCAGCGCACGGACTGGGGGTTCGACCCGATCTGGGTGCTGCCGATTCTCACCATCGGCCTCGGGGTCGCCGGGCTGGCCCGCGCGCTGTCGCGGTCCGCCGCGTCGGGCGAGGCGCGCGACGACAGAGCCGACACGTAGCCGAGGCGACAAACCAACGACAAACCAACAGCGACAAACCACCACGGCCCCGGACGGGCATCGCCCGTCCGGGGCCGTGCGACGGTCAGGCGACCGCCCGGCTACTCCCACTCGATGGTGCCCGGCGGCTTGCTGGTGACGTCGAGGGTGACGCGGTTGATCTCCCGCACCTCGTTGGTGATGCGGTTGGAGATCGTGGCGAGCACGTCGTAGGGGAGCCGCGACCAGTCGGCGGTCATGGCGTCCTCACTGCTCACCGGGCGCAGCACCACGGGGTGGCCGTACGTGCGGCCGTCGCCCTGCACCCCCACCGAGCGCACGTCGGCGAGCAGCACGACGGGGCACTGCCAGATGTCGCGGTCCAACCCGGCGCGGGTCAGCTCCTGGCGGGCGATGGCGTCGGCCTCGCGCAGCACGTCCAGCCGCTCGCGGGTGACCTCGCCGATGATCCGGATGCCCAGGCCGGGGCCGGGGAACGGCTGCCGCCACACCATCTCGGTCGGCAGGCCCAGCTCCTCGCCGACGCGCCGGACCTCGTCCTTGAACAGCTCGCGCAGCGGCTCGACCAGGGTGAACTGGAGATCGTCGGGCAGGCCGCCGACGTTGTGGTGCGACTTGATGTTGGCGGTGCCGGTGCCGCCGCCGGACTCGACGACGTCGGGGTAGAGCGTCCCCTGGACGAGGAACTCCACCTCTTCCCCGGCGGCTCCGCCTTCAGCGACGACCTCGCGGGCCGCCTGCTCGAAGACGCGGATGAACTCGCGGCCGATGATCTTGCGCTTCTCCTCCGGGTCGCCCACCCCGGCCAGCGCCGCCAGGAAGCGCTCCTGGGCGTCGACGACCTTGAGCGAGGCGCCGGTGGCGGCAACGAAGTCCTTCTCGACCTGTTCGGCCTCGCCCTTGCGCAGCAGGCCGTGGTCGACGAAGACGCAGGTGAGCTGGTTGCCGACGGCGCGCTGGACGAGGGCGCCCGCGACGGCGGAGTCGACGCCGCCGCTCAGCCCGCAGATGACGCGCTTGGTGCCGACCTCGGCGCGGATCCGCTCGACCTGCTCGTCGACGATGTTCACCATCGTCCAGGTGGGGCGGCATCCGGCGGCTTCGTAGAGGAAGTGCCGCAGGACGGCCTGGCCGTGCTCGCTGTGCATGACCTCGGGGTGGAACTGCACGCCGTACAGCCCGCGCTCGGGGTTCTCGAAGGCGGCGACCGGCGCGCCCGGCGTGGTGCCGGTGGCGCGGAAGCCCTCCGGGGCCTTGCTCACGGAGTCGCCGTGCGACATCCACACCTGCTGGACGGCGGGCAGGCCGTCGAACAGCACGGTGTCGGTGCCGACCTCGATCGAGGTGCGGCCGAACTCACTGAGCCCCGTCTCCTCGACGGTGCCGCCCAGCGCCTGGGTCATCGCCTGGAAGCCGTAGCAGATGCCGAAGGTCGGCACGCCGGTCTCGAACAGCTCGACCGGGGCCTGCGGGGCATCCTCGGCGTAGACGGACGAGGGGCCGCCGGAGAGGATGATGGCCTTGGGGTTCTTGGCGAGCATCTCCTCGACCGGCATGGTCGAGGGCACGATCTCGCTGTAGACGTGGCATTCGCGGACCCGTCGGGCGATCAGCTGTGCGTACTGCGCGCCGAAATCCACGACGAGAACGGTGTCGAACGTGCTATCGGAAGCACCGGCAAGGGACACGTAACGGCCTTCCCGCAGGTAGATATGGATTGCCTCCCAGTCTAAGGCGCCGCGCGGACCAGGTGGCGAGTCAGCGGGCGGGGTGTGCGTCACTGCGGATACGGAACGCCCGGAAAACCGGTGGTCGGGCGTGGCCTGCGTGTCCCTCCAAGGTCGGGCCGTGAGCGGAGCGTTGAGGCGCGCCCTCGCCTAGAACTCCGCGACGAGCACGGCGCGGTCGTCGGCGTGGCCGATACCTGAGGACCACTCCATGATCGCGGAGCACACATCGGTGGGACCGGGGTCGCTGAGGCCGGTGAGGAGGTCGGCGAGTTCACCGAGCCCGATGTCGAGCGACTCGCCGCGTCGCTCGACCACGCCGTCGGTGTAGAGAATGAGCATGTCGCCGGGGCCCACCACCGTCTGGTCGCGATTGCGCCCGGTGCCCATGGAGCAGCCCAGCGGCGGATCGACGACCGCGTCGAGCGGCGCGCAGCGCCCGTCGGGGCGCAGCAGGAGAGGCGGGACGTGCCCGGCGTTGGCGTAGGTGAGGAGCTGTTCCTCCGGTTCGTAGACGAGGTAGCAGACCGTGGCCATGCTGGCGGGAAGGTAGGTGTCGACGTAGTGGTCCACGCGGGACACGACGTGGTCGGCGCGGGCTCCCTCCTCCAGGGCGGCGGCGCGCAGCACGCTGCGGAGCTCCGCCATGATCATGGCCTCGGACAGCCGGTGTCCGGCGACGTCGCCGATGGCCAGGGCGACGCGCTCGGTGTGGGGCACGCCGAAGACGTCGTACCAGTCGCCGCCGACCTCGGCCCCGTAGACGGTGGGCCGGTAGTCCACCGCGACCTTCAGCGGCGTGCCGTCGATGTGGTCGGGAAGAAAGCTGCGCTGCACTTCGGCGACGACCTCGTGCTCGCGCTGCAGGCGGGCGCGGAGATACCGCTCGCGCTCGTTGAAGGCGGCGGCCCGGCGCGGGACGTTCCCGCGGTGGGCCGAGGGAACGAGGCGGACCTGCACGACGGGCTCGTCGGCGGCGTCGGCCACCCAGGCGGCCCGCGCGCCGAAGCAGTGGCAGTGCCGGGATCCGCCGTCGGCGTCGCGCAGGGCGAGGGCACCGACGAGCGGGGCGCCGCACCGCGCCCATCGCCACAGCGTCTCGGCGGTGTCGCCCGCGTCGTCGGTGGTCAGGTCGTGGAGGTTGGATCCGGTACCGACCCCGGGGAAGGTGCGGAGCATGGCGGCGTTGGCCCCCAGGATCGTTCCGGAGATGCCCACGAGCAGCATCGGTTCGCTCACGGTGCGGGTGATCGCACCGAACAGCTCACCCGCGCTCACGGTCGTCTTCGGTGCCGCCGCCGATGCACGGTGGCAGGACGTGCGGGAACTCCGCGGATTCGCCGTAGTACTCGTTTCCGGACGCCTGATCGGCGCCGGGCCCCGGGCGCAGGTGGATGACCACCATGCAGCGCGGGTGGCGGCGTGCGATGGTCTCGGCCAGGTCGACCTTGGCATAGCCGAGATAGCGCGCCGTGAGGTTGCCGAACACACTGGACGTCATCGTGCACAGCGCCTCGTTGCCCTCGACCGGCGAGCCGAAGGGGCAGGCCCTGTTGGCGAGGACGATGCGGTCCTCGTCCACGGAGACGATGGAGAAGTCCCCCTGGATTCGCCGGTAGAGGTCGACCAGTACCTCCGCGATCTGGTGGCGGTCGAGGTTCTCCAGCTCCAGTTCTCTGGTGTAGAGGTCGCCGAGCGTATCCCCCATGCGCTGTCCTGCCAGAGCGATGTAGCCGGACGCTTCCTCGAGTCCGACGACGGCTTCCAGTGCGGCCGCGAGCTCGGTGAGGAGGCGGCGCATGAAGTCGTCTCGTTCCAGCGGGACGGCGGCATCTATTACTCGCATAGTGCCTCCATGTGACCCGTACGGTCCGCGTCCGCCGAGTGCGTGGGGAGCGAGGGGTGGCGGCACGGTTTCCGTACACGGAACGTTACGCCGGGACGGGAAGCGTACGCAGGGCTTTTCCGCTTTTTTGTCGAGGAGGGAACGGAACGCGGAGATTCCGACGTGTTAGCGGTCGGCGGGCCATCGGGGCACGCCCGCCACCGAGGGCACCCGATCCGCGGGACCGTCCCGCCCCGCGCCGCAGTCGCGGCGGCGGGGGCCAGCGACAGCGGGCGGGGCGGTTTCGCGTGGGGCCGACGCGCGCCGGTCCGGGGGTCAGCGGATGTGGAAGCGCT contains:
- a CDS encoding UvrD-helicase domain-containing protein, whose translation is MSSQEQLLEGLNVPQRDAVTHSGGPLLIVAGAGSGKTRVLTHRIAYLLAERGVRPGEVLAITFTNKAAAEMRERIEDLLGGRVASAMWIMTFHSACVRILRREGGRLGYPSSFTIYDAADSKRLMQLVCKEMDLDPKRFPPKSFSAQVSNLKNELIDYDTFTEQAQTEQEKKLAEAYTLYQRRLHEAGAMDFDDLIMITVNLLQMFPDVAEHYRRRFRHVLVDEYQDTNHAQYELVRLLVGEGGADAVVPQSELCVVGDADQSIYAFRGATIRNILEFERDYPEARTILLEQNYRSTQNILNAANALIDRNPGRPVKKLWSEQGIGPSITGYVADNEHDEASFVVGEIDRLTDEGACNPGQVAVFYRTNAQSRVFEDVFIRTGLPYKIVGAVRFYERKEIRDILAYLRVLANPEDTVSLRRILNVPKRGIGDRAEETIELFAARERISFSQALRRAEEAPGLATRSLKAIREFVALLEELEGLVPDSSPAEMVEAVLQRTGYLSELTNSKDIQDESRVENLEEFVGVAREFEASFTGSLYPEDDGLEEADEVAAQATEPAERPEHGDEEEEPSGGASVPEPTLVDFLEQISLVADTDQIPDTDEHGGVVTLMTLHSAKGLEFPVVFLTGMEDGVFPHMRTLGEKAELEEERRLAYVGITRAQERLFLSRSAVRSAWGTPSYNPPSRFIDEIPKELIEWRRAESSFGASAPITRRRSEPSTKKAAGNVPTLSPGDKVNHDSFGLGTVQLVDGVGDKTKARIDFGADIGEKDFLVKFAPIEKL
- a CDS encoding nucleoside hydrolase, with protein sequence MRVFVDCDPGIDDALALAYLTARPDVEIVGIGAVFGNNSVDITTDNALRLMELYGRSGVPVARGASRPLVQPPHLAESVHGANGLGDVETPAPASAPVEESAAELLVRLARSAPGEIDVLAVGPLTNLAVALSLEPELPKLVRRVVIMGGAVQAPGNVTPWAEANTSNDPEAAEVVFAAGFDLSLVALDITMKTVATGAWLDELKTVEGERAQKTSAFLDFYVGWYSNVFGVRQCAMHDPLAAAILLDPEIVTTSIDVPVRVELKGEHTRGLTIADLRPDAADHADDRPKITLVQEVDGEAFLKRMMDALR
- a CDS encoding response regulator, with product MGRVRHVGDDNSTFASGAAVPRVVIVDDHRLFRSGVRGELGDAVEVVGEAGDVDGAVRVIGEQQPDLVLLDVHLPGGGGVEVLRRVLGSHPEIRFLALSVSDAAEDVIGVVRGGARGYVTKTISGKELANAIVRVADGDAVFSPRLAGFVLDAFAATDAPPMDPELDRLTQREREVLRLIARGYAYKEVAKELFISVKTVETHVSSVLRKLQLSNRHELSRWATARKLV
- a CDS encoding ATP-binding protein; translated protein: MTETATEIPRLYRVRDGRLLGGVAAGLARHLGIDPVVTRLAFVALGIGGIGIAVYLVMFFFVPLEPAAEEADAGEGSDAGEHERVRQKGRDVSQLLAYLALASGLGVLFLIFGGVFDPLLWFLVFGALGGAILWQQANPAVRDEWMSATVLHSRKSWVRSGLGVLLVIIGVIGFLGFQQQLQDARAGLTFAITMLAGISLIAAPWIIGLVRERDRERRERIRNQERAELAAHIHDSVLHTLTLIQRRADDPREVQRLARVQERALRGWLYQRPADAEATVTPALERVAAEVEEVHGVPIEVVCVGDCEIDDNIQAALRAAREAMVNASKYAGADSISVFGEVDPDEVLIFVRDRGSGFDLDDIPEDRMGVRGSIVGRMERHGGSARIRTARGEGTEVQLRVPRASESD
- a CDS encoding PspC domain-containing protein, with product MSDEREPTNGAGDPASATGDSAFAPEERELRRHSETGVVTGVCAGLGEYTRVDPVVWRVAFSLTALSSLVGVLLYIMAWMVMRDQQGGPAMAEQLLNRRISARAVPALLGAGLAVATALSLIGGFGWGTLVLATPLILGVLVAHNRGVDLRHAYRELPSLLRSGGPPPTAPAPAPTPAYYNPAQPWAQAPSGPIDLAVIAGPTPEAGEHSGEHPHEPGESDDGDEGGPSTWASDAREGRREARQRRREARERRRAARRNRGVRLCTLVFWALLVATGLALMRTGGSPLSALVGPETGPVYLGSVVVIIGLALILGAWVGDPRGLMALGLVGTLLLVAVSTVDVTAMRFGTAEWRPRTVAEAEEPYGLTLGGASLDLTRLDLEPGQRVEVSATVAAGALDVEVPDTARVDVHAASKLGRISVDNTQRAGTRLDVRTTLEPKAAEARATDGKEASGEPPTVVLNLASYVADMEVGRATP
- the guaA gene encoding glutamine-hydrolyzing GMP synthase; the protein is MSLAGASDSTFDTVLVVDFGAQYAQLIARRVRECHVYSEIVPSTMPVEEMLAKNPKAIILSGGPSSVYAEDAPQAPVELFETGVPTFGICYGFQAMTQALGGTVEETGLSEFGRTSIEVGTDTVLFDGLPAVQQVWMSHGDSVSKAPEGFRATGTTPGAPVAAFENPERGLYGVQFHPEVMHSEHGQAVLRHFLYEAAGCRPTWTMVNIVDEQVERIRAEVGTKRVICGLSGGVDSAVAGALVQRAVGNQLTCVFVDHGLLRKGEAEQVEKDFVAATGASLKVVDAQERFLAALAGVGDPEEKRKIIGREFIRVFEQAAREVVAEGGAAGEEVEFLVQGTLYPDVVESGGGTGTANIKSHHNVGGLPDDLQFTLVEPLRELFKDEVRRVGEELGLPTEMVWRQPFPGPGLGIRIIGEVTRERLDVLREADAIARQELTRAGLDRDIWQCPVVLLADVRSVGVQGDGRTYGHPVVLRPVSSEDAMTADWSRLPYDVLATISNRITNEVREINRVTLDVTSKPPGTIEWE
- a CDS encoding PP2C family protein-serine/threonine phosphatase, translating into MSAGELFGAITRTVSEPMLLVGISGTILGANAAMLRTFPGVGTGSNLHDLTTDDAGDTAETLWRWARCGAPLVGALALRDADGGSRHCHCFGARAAWVADAADEPVVQVRLVPSAHRGNVPRRAAAFNERERYLRARLQREHEVVAEVQRSFLPDHIDGTPLKVAVDYRPTVYGAEVGGDWYDVFGVPHTERVALAIGDVAGHRLSEAMIMAELRSVLRAAALEEGARADHVVSRVDHYVDTYLPASMATVCYLVYEPEEQLLTYANAGHVPPLLLRPDGRCAPLDAVVDPPLGCSMGTGRNRDQTVVGPGDMLILYTDGVVERRGESLDIGLGELADLLTGLSDPGPTDVCSAIMEWSSGIGHADDRAVLVAEF
- a CDS encoding methanogen output domain 1-containing protein, which translates into the protein MRVIDAAVPLERDDFMRRLLTELAAALEAVVGLEEASGYIALAGQRMGDTLGDLYTRELELENLDRHQIAEVLVDLYRRIQGDFSIVSVDEDRIVLANRACPFGSPVEGNEALCTMTSSVFGNLTARYLGYAKVDLAETIARRHPRCMVVIHLRPGPGADQASGNEYYGESAEFPHVLPPCIGGGTEDDRERG